One segment of Xanthomonas oryzae pv. oryzae DNA contains the following:
- the fliD gene encoding flagellar filament capping protein FliD has product MASVISTSASGLDIPTVVSTLVSRQRDPEQARINKAGTAATTQLSAISQIKSSMTTLKSALDKVVSSADTNAYKATVPTDAGFTATTTSSAAPGNYSVEVVSLASSQKLASGAFKADATVGSGTLTIGYGDNSVTVDISGTDKLTDIAAAINKAAGGKGVTASVVTANDGQHLVFNAVDSGTKGALTISASDPSLSSLTYGPGVTGGLNQTVAAADARVRVDGFERTSSSDTISDIVPGVVLNLTKAAEGTKFNLGVAADTSGLKGNLTAFAAAYNTANTLLAKSSSYDATTKTASALTGDSLVRSLQQQLRGQVSGSVTELKALGLTIDKDGVMSFDGSKFDTAIASDGGTAADVFGKDSKFGGNLTKLLDSNVNATNGTLTLRSDSLNKTIKGYESDLDDLDARMEKLSDRYTAQFAAMDAMISKLQGSTSSLSGLLTG; this is encoded by the coding sequence ATGGCATCGGTGATCAGCACTTCCGCCTCCGGATTGGATATCCCTACCGTGGTGTCTACCCTGGTGTCCCGGCAGAGAGACCCCGAGCAGGCACGCATCAACAAGGCCGGCACCGCCGCGACGACGCAGTTGTCGGCAATCAGCCAGATCAAGAGCAGCATGACCACGCTCAAGTCTGCGCTGGACAAAGTGGTCAGCAGCGCCGACACCAACGCCTACAAGGCCACGGTGCCGACCGATGCCGGCTTCACCGCCACCACCACCAGCTCGGCGGCGCCAGGCAACTATTCGGTTGAAGTGGTGTCGCTGGCGAGCTCGCAAAAACTGGCCTCCGGCGCGTTTAAGGCCGATGCCACGGTGGGTAGCGGCACGCTGACGATCGGCTACGGCGACAACAGCGTCACCGTGGATATCAGCGGCACCGACAAGCTCACCGACATCGCGGCGGCCATCAACAAGGCCGCCGGCGGCAAGGGCGTCACTGCCAGCGTTGTGACCGCCAACGATGGCCAGCATCTGGTCTTCAATGCGGTCGATTCCGGCACCAAGGGCGCCCTGACCATCAGTGCCAGCGACCCGAGCCTGAGCAGCCTCACCTACGGCCCCGGCGTCACCGGCGGGCTGAACCAGACCGTGGCAGCCGCCGACGCACGGGTGCGCGTGGACGGCTTCGAGCGCACCTCCAGCTCCGACACCATCAGCGACATCGTGCCCGGGGTGGTGCTCAACCTCACCAAGGCCGCTGAAGGCACCAAGTTCAATCTTGGCGTGGCAGCCGACACCAGCGGGCTCAAGGGTAACCTCACCGCCTTCGCTGCGGCCTACAACACCGCCAACACCTTGCTGGCGAAAAGCAGCAGTTACGACGCCACCACCAAGACCGCCTCGGCGCTGACCGGCGATTCGCTGGTGCGCAGCCTGCAACAACAGCTGCGCGGCCAGGTCAGCGGCAGCGTCACCGAACTCAAGGCCCTCGGCCTGACCATCGACAAGGATGGCGTGATGAGTTTCGATGGCAGCAAGTTCGACACCGCCATCGCCTCCGACGGTGGCACGGCGGCCGATGTGTTTGGCAAGGACAGCAAGTTTGGTGGCAACCTGACCAAGCTGCTGGACAGCAACGTCAATGCAACCAACGGCACGCTGACCCTGCGCTCGGACAGTTTGAACAAGACCATCAAGGGCTACGAATCGGACCTGGACGATCTCGATGCGCGCATGGAAAAACTCAGCGACCGCTACACCGCGCAGTTCGCCGCGATGGACGCCATGATCAGCAAGTTGCAAGGCAGCACTAGCTCGCTCAGCGGCCTGCTGACAGGCTGA
- a CDS encoding flagellin codes for MAQVINTNVMSLNAQRNLNTNSSSLALSIQQLSSGKRITSFAVDAAGGAIAERFTTQIRGLDVASRNANDGISLSQTAEGAMQEIGNNLQRIRELSVQSANATNSSTDREALNSEVKQLTSEIDRVANQTSFNGTKLLDGSFSGALFQVGADAGQTIGINSIADANIDTLGRANFAAAVSAAGVSGTATASGSVSGISLSFKDASGSAKSITIADVKVGAGDTAADVNKKVASAINDKLDQTGMYASIKSDGSVQIESLKAGQDFTSLSAGTSSAAGITVGAGITTASAASGSTASTLGSLDISTFSGAQQALEIVDKALTTVNSSRADMGAVQNRFTSTIANLSATSENLSASRSRIADTDYAKSTAELTRTQILQQAGTAMLAQAKSVPQNVLSLLQ; via the coding sequence ATGGCACAAGTAATCAACACCAACGTAATGTCGCTGAACGCTCAGCGTAACCTCAACACCAACAGCTCCAGCTTGGCGCTGAGCATCCAGCAGCTTTCGTCGGGCAAGCGCATCACCAGCTTTGCCGTAGACGCAGCCGGCGGCGCAATCGCCGAGCGTTTCACTACCCAGATCCGCGGCCTGGACGTTGCCTCGCGCAACGCCAACGACGGCATCTCGCTGTCCCAGACCGCCGAAGGCGCGATGCAGGAAATCGGCAACAACCTGCAGCGTATCCGCGAACTGTCAGTGCAGTCCGCAAATGCAACCAACTCGTCCACCGACCGCGAAGCGCTGAACTCCGAAGTCAAGCAGCTCACCTCCGAAATCGACCGGGTCGCCAATCAGACCAGCTTCAACGGCACCAAGCTGCTTGACGGCTCCTTCTCTGGCGCGCTGTTCCAGGTCGGCGCCGACGCCGGCCAGACCATCGGCATCAACAGCATCGCCGACGCCAACATCGATACGCTGGGCAGGGCCAACTTCGCCGCCGCCGTTTCCGCCGCTGGCGTCAGCGGCACCGCCACCGCTTCCGGTTCGGTCAGCGGCATCAGCCTGTCGTTCAAGGATGCCAGCGGTTCGGCCAAGAGCATCACCATCGCTGACGTCAAGGTCGGCGCCGGCGACACCGCTGCCGACGTCAACAAGAAGGTTGCCTCGGCGATCAACGACAAGCTCGACCAGACCGGTATGTACGCCTCGATCAAGAGCGATGGCTCGGTGCAGATCGAATCGCTGAAGGCTGGCCAGGACTTCACCTCGCTGTCGGCTGGTACCTCCAGCGCTGCTGGCATCACCGTCGGCGCCGGCATCACCACCGCTTCGGCCGCTTCGGGCTCCACCGCTTCGACCTTGGGCAGCCTGGATATCTCCACGTTCTCGGGCGCACAGCAAGCACTGGAAATCGTCGACAAGGCGCTGACCACGGTCAACTCCTCGCGCGCCGATATGGGTGCGGTGCAGAACCGCTTCACCTCCACCATCGCCAACCTGAGCGCAACCTCGGAAAACCTGTCGGCCTCACGTAGCCGGATCGCCGATACCGACTACGCCAAGAGCACCGCCGAACTGACCCGCACGCAGATCCTGCAGCAGGCCGGTACTGCGATGCTGGCCCAGGCCAAGTCGGTTCCGCAGAACGTGCTGAGCCTGCTGCAGTAA
- the flgL gene encoding flagellar hook-associated protein FlgL, whose product MTDRISTSMMYSQSVASMGAKQARLNQIEAQLGSGQRLVTAKDDPVAAGTAVGLDRALAAITRFGENANNVQNRLGLQENALSQAGDKMARVTELAVQANNSSLSPDDRKAIAAELTALRDSMVSLANSTDGTGRYLFGGTADGSAPFIKSSGNVTYNGDQTQKQVEVAPDTFVSDTLPGSEIFMRIRTGDGTVDAHANAANTGTGLLLDFSRDISTGSWNGASYSVQFTAANTYEVRDSTNAVVSTGTYKEGQDINAAGVRMRISGAPAVGDSFQIGASGSKDVFSTIDDMVGALNSDTLTAPQKASMINTLQSSMRDIAQASSKMIDARASGGAQLSAIDNANSLLESNEVTLKTTLSSIRDLDYASAIGQYQLEKASLQAAQTIFQQMQSSSLFNLIR is encoded by the coding sequence ATGACCGACCGTATCTCTACCAGCATGATGTACAGCCAATCGGTGGCCTCGATGGGCGCCAAGCAGGCGCGGCTGAACCAGATCGAGGCCCAACTCGGCAGTGGGCAGCGCTTGGTCACGGCCAAGGACGACCCGGTCGCCGCAGGCACCGCGGTCGGTCTGGATCGCGCCCTGGCGGCAATCACGCGTTTCGGCGAAAACGCCAACAACGTGCAGAACCGCCTCGGGCTGCAGGAAAATGCGCTGTCGCAGGCCGGCGACAAAATGGCGCGCGTCACCGAATTGGCGGTGCAGGCCAACAATTCCTCGCTCAGCCCCGACGACCGCAAGGCGATCGCCGCGGAGCTGACCGCCCTGCGCGACAGCATGGTGAGCCTGGCCAACAGCACCGATGGCACCGGCCGCTATCTGTTCGGCGGCACTGCCGACGGCAGCGCGCCTTTCATCAAGAGCAGTGGCAATGTCACCTACAACGGCGACCAGACCCAGAAGCAGGTCGAAGTGGCGCCGGACACCTTTGTCAGCGACACCCTGCCCGGCAGCGAAATCTTCATGCGCATCCGCACCGGCGACGGCACCGTGGACGCGCACGCCAACGCCGCCAACACCGGGACCGGGCTGCTGCTGGATTTCAGCCGCGATATCAGTACCGGCAGTTGGAACGGCGCCAGCTACAGCGTGCAGTTCACCGCCGCCAACACCTATGAAGTGCGCGACAGCACCAATGCGGTTGTCAGCACCGGCACCTATAAAGAGGGCCAAGACATCAACGCAGCCGGCGTGCGCATGCGCATCAGCGGCGCGCCGGCGGTCGGCGACAGTTTCCAGATCGGCGCTTCCGGCAGCAAGGACGTGTTTTCCACCATCGACGACATGGTCGGCGCGCTGAACTCAGACACGCTGACCGCCCCGCAGAAGGCATCGATGATCAACACCTTGCAGTCGTCCATGCGCGACATCGCGCAGGCGTCGTCGAAGATGATCGATGCGCGCGCCTCCGGTGGCGCGCAGTTGTCGGCAATCGACAACGCCAACTCCTTGCTCGAATCCAACGAAGTCACGCTCAAGACCACCCTGTCGTCGATCCGCGATCTGGATTACGCCTCGGCGATTGGGCAGTACCAACTCGAGAAGGCCTCGTTGCAGGCCGCTCAAACGATTTTTCAGCAGATGCAGTCGTCGTCGTTGTTCAACCTGATCCGCTGA
- the flgK gene encoding flagellar hook-associated protein FlgK: protein MSIMSTGTSALIAFQRALSTVSHNVANINTEGYSRQRVEFATRTPTDMGYAFVGNGAKITDVGRVADQLAISRLLDSGGELSRLQQLSSLSNRVDALYSNTATNVAGLWSNFFDSTSAVSSNASSTAERQSMLDSGNSLATRFKQLNGQMDGLSNEVNSGLTSSVDEVNRLTQQIAKLNGTIGSSAQNAAPDMLDQRDALVSKLVGYTGGTAVMQDGGFINVFTAGGQALVVATTSSKLTTVADPYQPTKLQVAMQTQGQNVSLSANSLGGQIGGLLEFRSSVLEPTQAELGRLAVGMASTFNAGHRQGMDLYGAMGGNFFNIGSPTTAANPSNTGSASLSASFSNMSAVDGQNVTLSFDGTNWKATNASTGSAVPMTGTGTAANPLVLNGVSMVVGGTPASGDKFLLQPTAGLAGSLSVAITDPSRIAAATPVKATATLANQGSGKISDVKVTNAQNPALLTPSSVEFIDANQYTIDGAGPFAYTAGQTISANGWSFALDGAPKAGDTFGVGPTGAGSSDNGNAKLLAKIDDAKALSGGTVTLNGALSGLTTSVGSAARAANYSADAQKVINDQAQASRDSISGVNLDEEAANMLKLQQAYQAAAQMISTADTMFQAILGAVR from the coding sequence ATGTCCATCATGTCCACCGGGACCAGCGCACTCATCGCCTTCCAACGGGCGTTGTCGACCGTTAGCCATAACGTCGCCAACATCAATACCGAAGGCTACAGCCGCCAACGTGTGGAATTCGCAACGCGCACGCCCACCGACATGGGCTACGCGTTCGTGGGCAATGGTGCCAAGATCACCGATGTGGGCCGGGTGGCCGACCAGCTGGCCATCTCGCGCCTGCTCGACAGCGGCGGCGAACTCTCGCGCCTGCAGCAGCTGTCCTCGCTGTCCAACCGCGTCGATGCGCTCTACTCCAACACCGCCACCAACGTGGCCGGGCTGTGGTCGAACTTCTTCGATTCCACCAGCGCGGTGTCGTCCAACGCCTCGTCCACTGCCGAGCGCCAGAGCATGCTCGACAGCGGCAATTCGCTGGCGACGCGCTTCAAGCAGCTCAACGGGCAGATGGACGGCCTGAGCAATGAAGTCAACAGCGGGCTGACCTCGTCGGTAGATGAGGTCAATCGCTTGACGCAGCAGATCGCCAAGCTCAACGGCACCATCGGCAGCAGTGCGCAGAACGCAGCGCCGGACATGCTCGATCAGCGCGACGCGCTGGTGAGCAAGCTGGTCGGCTACACCGGCGGTACCGCGGTGATGCAGGACGGCGGCTTCATCAATGTTTTCACCGCCGGCGGACAAGCGCTGGTGGTCGCTACCACCTCTTCCAAGCTCACCACCGTCGCCGACCCGTATCAGCCGACCAAGCTGCAGGTGGCGATGCAGACCCAGGGCCAGAACGTCAGCCTCAGCGCCAACTCGCTGGGCGGGCAGATCGGCGGCCTGCTGGAATTCCGCAGCAGCGTGCTCGAGCCGACCCAGGCCGAACTCGGCCGCCTGGCCGTGGGCATGGCCAGCACCTTCAATGCCGGCCACCGCCAGGGTATGGATCTGTATGGCGCGATGGGCGGCAACTTCTTCAACATCGGTTCGCCGACCACTGCCGCCAACCCCAGCAACACCGGCAGCGCATCGCTGAGCGCCAGTTTCAGCAATATGAGCGCGGTGGACGGCCAGAACGTCACGCTGAGTTTCGACGGCACCAATTGGAAGGCGACCAACGCCAGTACTGGCTCTGCGGTGCCGATGACCGGCACCGGCACCGCGGCCAACCCGCTGGTGCTCAATGGCGTCAGCATGGTGGTGGGTGGCACCCCGGCGAGCGGCGACAAGTTCCTGCTGCAGCCCACCGCCGGGCTGGCTGGCAGCCTGTCGGTCGCCATTACCGATCCCTCGCGCATTGCTGCGGCCACCCCGGTCAAGGCCACCGCGACGCTCGCCAACCAGGGCAGTGGCAAGATCAGCGACGTCAAGGTCACCAATGCGCAGAACCCGGCGCTGCTGACCCCGTCGTCGGTCGAGTTCATCGACGCCAACCAGTACACCATCGATGGTGCCGGCCCGTTCGCCTACACCGCCGGGCAGACCATCAGCGCCAACGGCTGGAGCTTCGCGCTGGACGGCGCGCCCAAGGCCGGCGACACCTTCGGCGTCGGGCCGACCGGCGCCGGCTCCAGCGACAACGGCAATGCCAAATTGCTGGCCAAGATCGACGACGCCAAGGCGCTCAGCGGTGGCACGGTCACGCTCAACGGCGCGCTGTCGGGCCTGACCACGTCGGTGGGTTCGGCCGCGCGCGCAGCCAATTATTCGGCCGATGCGCAGAAGGTCATCAACGACCAGGCGCAGGCCAGCCGCGATTCGATTTCCGGCGTCAACCTCGATGAGGAAGCCGCCAACATGCTGAAACTGCAGCAGGCCTACCAGGCCGCCGCACAGATGATTTCCACCGCCGACACCATGTTCCAAGCCATCCTGGGTGCCGTACGCTGA
- the flgJ gene encoding flagellar assembly peptidoglycan hydrolase FlgJ — MRIAASPIDLNPSTKADPAKIDKVSRQLEGQFAQMLVKSMRNASSGDPMFPGENQMFREMYDQQMAKALTQGKGLGLSAMISKQLSGDTGGPALNTALNTAEAAKAYSLVAGKRDASLPLPTRDGAASGITTSSVAKAALSAGNLSGIGMSQVLDLIAGRTGAGESGSDDAAALSWPSANDRWTDVAASDAADANAAVNASAASTAAASLGERTPEGFVAKIWTHAQKAARELGVDPRALVAQAALETGWGRRGIGNGGDSNNLFGIKATGWSGDKVTTGTHEYVNGVKTTETADFRAYGSAEESFADYVRLLKNNSRYQPALQAGTDIKGFARGLQQAGYATDPGYAAKIAAIAHGPTIDRAVAAIGNAAADLSNRYASTAEPAGLGTIRR; from the coding sequence ATGCGTATCGCAGCCTCGCCCATTGATCTCAACCCGAGCACCAAGGCCGATCCCGCAAAGATCGACAAGGTCTCACGTCAGCTCGAAGGTCAGTTCGCGCAGATGCTGGTCAAGAGCATGCGCAATGCGAGCTCCGGCGACCCGATGTTTCCGGGCGAAAACCAGATGTTCCGCGAAATGTACGACCAACAGATGGCCAAGGCGTTGACCCAGGGCAAGGGGCTGGGCTTGTCGGCGATGATTTCCAAGCAACTGAGTGGCGACACCGGCGGCCCGGCGTTGAACACCGCGTTGAACACCGCCGAAGCGGCCAAGGCGTATTCCCTGGTTGCCGGCAAGCGCGACGCCTCGTTGCCGCTGCCGACCCGCGATGGTGCGGCCAGCGGCATCACGACCAGCAGCGTTGCGAAGGCGGCCCTGAGCGCAGGCAATCTGAGTGGCATCGGCATGAGCCAGGTGCTGGATCTGATTGCCGGGCGCACCGGCGCTGGCGAATCCGGCAGCGACGATGCCGCCGCACTGAGCTGGCCGTCCGCCAACGACCGCTGGACCGATGTGGCTGCCAGCGATGCGGCCGATGCCAATGCCGCAGTCAATGCGAGCGCCGCCAGCACCGCCGCTGCCAGCCTGGGTGAGCGCACGCCGGAAGGCTTCGTCGCCAAGATCTGGACGCATGCGCAGAAAGCCGCGCGCGAACTGGGCGTGGACCCACGCGCGCTGGTGGCACAGGCCGCACTGGAAACCGGCTGGGGCCGTCGCGGCATCGGCAATGGGGGCGATTCCAACAACCTGTTCGGCATCAAGGCCACCGGCTGGAGCGGCGACAAGGTCACCACCGGCACCCACGAATACGTCAACGGCGTCAAAACCACCGAAACCGCCGATTTCCGCGCCTATGGCTCGGCCGAAGAGAGCTTTGCCGACTACGTGCGGCTGCTGAAAAACAACAGCCGTTACCAGCCCGCGCTGCAGGCCGGCACCGACATCAAGGGTTTTGCACGCGGCTTGCAGCAGGCTGGGTACGCCACCGATCCGGGCTATGCGGCCAAGATCGCGGCGATCGCTCACGGTCCGACCATCGACCGTGCGGTGGCCGCCATTGGCAACGCGGCGGCCGATCTGTCCAACCGCTATGCCAGCACCGCCGAGCCGGCCGGGCTTGGCACCATCCGTCGCTGA
- a CDS encoding flagellar basal body P-ring protein FlgI: MNLSSLSFRLLATLLGACVVVAPASAERIKDLAQVGGVRGNALVGYGLVVGLDGSGDRTSQAPFTVQSLKNLLGELGVNVPANVNPQLKNVAAVAIHAELPPFAKPGQPIDITVSSIANAVSLRGGSLLMAPLKGADGQVYAMAQGNLVVGGFGAQGKDGSRVSVNVPSVGRIPNGAIVERALPDVFAGTGEITLNLHQNDFTTVSRMVAAIDSSFGAGTARAVDGVTVAVRSPTDPGARIGLLSRLENVELSPGDAPAKVVVNARTGTVVIGQLVRVMPAAIAHGSLTVTISENTNVSQPGAFSGGRTAVTQQSTITATSEGSRMFKFEGGTTLDQIVRAVNEVGAAPGDLVAILEALKQAGALSAELEVI; this comes from the coding sequence ATGAACCTGTCTTCCCTGTCCTTCCGTCTGCTGGCCACGTTGCTGGGGGCCTGCGTGGTCGTCGCGCCGGCCTCGGCCGAGCGCATCAAGGATCTTGCCCAGGTCGGCGGCGTGCGCGGCAACGCGCTGGTCGGTTACGGCCTGGTGGTTGGCCTGGACGGCAGCGGCGACCGCACCAGCCAGGCGCCCTTCACCGTGCAGAGCCTGAAAAACCTGCTCGGCGAACTGGGCGTCAATGTTCCGGCCAACGTCAACCCGCAGCTGAAAAACGTCGCGGCCGTGGCCATCCATGCCGAATTGCCGCCGTTCGCCAAGCCCGGCCAGCCGATCGACATCACCGTCTCCTCGATCGCCAACGCCGTGTCGCTGCGTGGCGGCTCGCTGCTGATGGCACCGCTGAAAGGCGCCGATGGCCAGGTCTATGCGATGGCCCAGGGCAACCTGGTGGTCGGCGGCTTTGGTGCACAAGGCAAGGACGGCTCGCGCGTCTCGGTCAATGTGCCCAGTGTCGGTCGTATTCCCAATGGCGCCATCGTCGAACGCGCATTGCCGGACGTGTTTGCCGGCACCGGCGAGATCACGCTGAATCTGCATCAGAACGACTTCACCACCGTCTCGCGCATGGTCGCGGCCATCGACAGCAGCTTCGGCGCTGGGACCGCGCGTGCGGTGGACGGCGTGACCGTTGCGGTGCGCTCGCCAACCGACCCGGGTGCGCGCATCGGCCTGTTGTCGCGACTGGAAAACGTCGAACTCTCGCCTGGCGATGCACCGGCCAAGGTCGTGGTCAATGCACGTACCGGCACCGTGGTCATCGGCCAGCTGGTACGCGTGATGCCAGCGGCCATTGCGCATGGCTCGCTCACCGTGACCATCAGCGAAAACACCAATGTCAGCCAGCCGGGTGCCTTCAGTGGCGGCCGCACCGCAGTGACCCAGCAATCGACGATCACGGCCACCTCCGAAGGCAGCCGCATGTTCAAGTTCGAAGGCGGCACCACGCTCGATCAGATCGTGCGCGCAGTCAACGAAGTGGGCGCCGCTCCCGGCGACCTGGTGGCCATCCTGGAAGCGCTCAAGCAAGCCGGTGCGCTCTCGGCGGAGCTAGAGGTGATCTGA
- the flgH gene encoding flagellar basal body L-ring protein FlgH, whose product MSRPPLLSSACLAATCSLLLGGCVAAGDVRPYAAMAPIVPVVAPTVQPTAGAIYAAGPGLNLYGDRRARDVGDLLTITLIESTTASSSANTSTSKKDATTMASPTLLGAPLTVAGLDVLQNTLKGDRAFDGKGNTAQSNRMQGSVTVTVIQRLPNGNLVVQGQKNLRLNQGDELVQVQGIVRDADIAPDNTIPSSKVAEARIAYGGRGAIAQSNAMGWLSRFFNSRLSPY is encoded by the coding sequence ATGTCACGTCCCCCCCTCCTTTCATCGGCCTGCCTGGCCGCCACTTGCAGCCTGTTGCTGGGCGGCTGCGTGGCAGCCGGCGACGTTCGTCCCTACGCGGCGATGGCACCGATCGTGCCGGTGGTCGCACCGACCGTGCAGCCGACCGCCGGGGCCATCTACGCCGCCGGCCCCGGCCTGAACCTGTACGGCGATCGCCGCGCACGCGATGTCGGCGACCTGCTGACCATCACCCTGATCGAAAGCACCACCGCATCCTCCAGCGCCAACACCAGCACCAGCAAGAAGGACGCCACCACGATGGCGTCCCCCACCCTGCTGGGTGCGCCGCTGACGGTGGCTGGACTGGACGTGCTGCAGAACACCCTCAAGGGCGACCGCGCCTTCGATGGCAAGGGTAATACGGCGCAGAGCAATCGCATGCAGGGCAGCGTGACGGTCACCGTGATCCAGCGCCTGCCCAACGGCAATCTGGTCGTGCAGGGGCAGAAGAATCTGCGTCTGAACCAGGGCGACGAGCTGGTGCAGGTGCAAGGCATCGTCCGCGACGCCGACATCGCGCCGGACAACACCATCCCCTCCAGCAAGGTGGCCGAAGCGCGTATCGCTTACGGCGGCCGCGGCGCGATCGCTCAATCCAACGCGATGGGCTGGCTGAGCCGCTTCTTCAATTCCCGTCTGTCGCCCTACTGA